One segment of Kogia breviceps isolate mKogBre1 chromosome 14, mKogBre1 haplotype 1, whole genome shotgun sequence DNA contains the following:
- the BFAR gene encoding bifunctional apoptosis regulator isoform X2 — translation MEESPQNDLNATSLEEEDPLQSSSPQISVREFSCHCCYDILVNPTTLNCGHSFCRHCLALWWASSKKTECPECREKWEGFPKVNILLRDAIEKLFPDAIRMRSEDIQQNNDVVQSLAAFQKYGNDKILSVPNTRVNQQRGGGFFSGVLTALTGVAVVLLVYHWSSRESEHDLLVHKAVATWTAEEVVLWLEQLGPWASLYRDRFLSERVNGRLLLTLTEEEFSRTPYTIENSSHRRAILMELERVKALGVKPPQNLWEYKDLREPTWKQWREFLVKYSFLPYQLIAEFAWDWLEVHYWTSRFLIVDAMLLSVLELFSFWRTWSRGELKTVPQRMWSHFWKVSTQGLFVAMFWPLIPQFVCNCLFYWALYFNPIINIDLVVKEVRRLETQVL, via the exons ATGGAAGAGTCTCCGCAGAATGATCTGAACGCGACAAGCCTCGAGGAAGAGGACCCTCTCCAGAGCAGCAGCCCTCAGATTTCTGTTAGGGAATTTTCCTGCCACTGCTGTTACGACATCCTGGTTAACCCAACCACCTTGAACTGTGGGCACAGCTTCTGCCGGCACTGCCTAGCTCTGTGGTGGGCCTCTTCGAAGAAAACAGAGTGTCCAGAATGCAGAGAAAAATGGGAAGGTTTCCCCAAAGTCAATATTCTCCTCAG ggatgccattgaaaaattatttcctgATGCAATTAGAATGCGATCTGAAGACATTCAGCAGAATAATGACGTAGTCCAGAGTCTCGCAGCCTTTCAGAAGTATGGGAATGATAAGATTCTTTCAGTTCCCAACACCCGAGTGAAtcagcagaggggagggggattCTTTTCCGGAGTGCTCACAGCTTTAACTGGTGTGGCA GTGGTCCTGCTGGTGTATCACTGGAGCAGCAGGGAATCTGAGCACGACCTCCTGGTGCACAAGGCTGTGGCCACATGGACAGCAGAAGAAGTTGTCCTCtggctggagcagctgggcccttgggcCTCTCTCTACAGAGACAGGTTTTTATCTGAAAGAGTAAATGGAAG GTTGCTTTTAACTTTGACAGAGGAAGAATTTTCCAGGACACCATATACCATAGAAAATAGCAGCCACCGAAGAGCCATCCTCATGGAACTGGAGCGAGTCAAAGCACTGGGTGTGAAGCCCCCGCAAAACCTCTGGGAATACAAG GATCTTAGAGAGCCCACATGGAAGCAGTGGAGAGAATTCCTTGTCAAGTACTCCTTCCTTCCATACCAGCTGATTGCTGAATTTGCTTGGGACTGGCTGGAGGTCCATTACTGGACGTCACGGTTTCTCATCGTCGATGCCATGTTACTCTCAGTTCTGGAATTATTCTCCTTTTGGAGGACCTGGTCGAGAGGTGAACTGAA gACTGTGCCTCAGAGGATGTGGAGCCACTTTTGGAAAGTATCAACACAGGGGCTTTTTGTGGCCATGTTCTGGCCCCTCATCCCTCAATTTGTTTGCAACTGTCTGTTTTACTGGGCCCTGTACTTTAACCCAATTATTAACATCGATCTCGTGGTTAAGGAGGTCCGACGGCTAGAAACCCAGGTGTTGTGA
- the BFAR gene encoding bifunctional apoptosis regulator isoform X1: MEESPQNDLNATSLEEEDPLQSSSPQISVREFSCHCCYDILVNPTTLNCGHSFCRHCLALWWASSKKTECPECREKWEGFPKVNILLRDAIEKLFPDAIRMRSEDIQQNNDVVQSLAAFQKYGNDKILSVPNTRVNQQRGGGFFSGVLTALTGVAVVLLVYHWSSRESEHDLLVHKAVATWTAEEVVLWLEQLGPWASLYRDRFLSERVNGRLLLTLTEEEFSRTPYTIENSSHRRAILMELERVKALGVKPPQNLWEYKAVNPGRSLFLLYALKSSPRLCLLYLYLFDYTDTFLPFIHTICPLQEDSSGEDIITKLLDLREPTWKQWREFLVKYSFLPYQLIAEFAWDWLEVHYWTSRFLIVDAMLLSVLELFSFWRTWSRGELKTVPQRMWSHFWKVSTQGLFVAMFWPLIPQFVCNCLFYWALYFNPIINIDLVVKEVRRLETQVL, from the exons ATGGAAGAGTCTCCGCAGAATGATCTGAACGCGACAAGCCTCGAGGAAGAGGACCCTCTCCAGAGCAGCAGCCCTCAGATTTCTGTTAGGGAATTTTCCTGCCACTGCTGTTACGACATCCTGGTTAACCCAACCACCTTGAACTGTGGGCACAGCTTCTGCCGGCACTGCCTAGCTCTGTGGTGGGCCTCTTCGAAGAAAACAGAGTGTCCAGAATGCAGAGAAAAATGGGAAGGTTTCCCCAAAGTCAATATTCTCCTCAG ggatgccattgaaaaattatttcctgATGCAATTAGAATGCGATCTGAAGACATTCAGCAGAATAATGACGTAGTCCAGAGTCTCGCAGCCTTTCAGAAGTATGGGAATGATAAGATTCTTTCAGTTCCCAACACCCGAGTGAAtcagcagaggggagggggattCTTTTCCGGAGTGCTCACAGCTTTAACTGGTGTGGCA GTGGTCCTGCTGGTGTATCACTGGAGCAGCAGGGAATCTGAGCACGACCTCCTGGTGCACAAGGCTGTGGCCACATGGACAGCAGAAGAAGTTGTCCTCtggctggagcagctgggcccttgggcCTCTCTCTACAGAGACAGGTTTTTATCTGAAAGAGTAAATGGAAG GTTGCTTTTAACTTTGACAGAGGAAGAATTTTCCAGGACACCATATACCATAGAAAATAGCAGCCACCGAAGAGCCATCCTCATGGAACTGGAGCGAGTCAAAGCACTGGGTGTGAAGCCCCCGCAAAACCTCTGGGAATACAAG GCCGTGAACCCAGGCAGGTCCCTGTTCCTGCTGTACGCCCTCAAGAGCTCCCCGAGACTCTGTCTGCTGTACCTCTACCTGTTTGACTACACAGACACCTTCCTGCCCTTCATCCATACCATCTGCCCTCTGCAAGAAGACAGCTCCGGGGAGGACATCATCACCAAGCTTCTG GATCTTAGAGAGCCCACATGGAAGCAGTGGAGAGAATTCCTTGTCAAGTACTCCTTCCTTCCATACCAGCTGATTGCTGAATTTGCTTGGGACTGGCTGGAGGTCCATTACTGGACGTCACGGTTTCTCATCGTCGATGCCATGTTACTCTCAGTTCTGGAATTATTCTCCTTTTGGAGGACCTGGTCGAGAGGTGAACTGAA gACTGTGCCTCAGAGGATGTGGAGCCACTTTTGGAAAGTATCAACACAGGGGCTTTTTGTGGCCATGTTCTGGCCCCTCATCCCTCAATTTGTTTGCAACTGTCTGTTTTACTGGGCCCTGTACTTTAACCCAATTATTAACATCGATCTCGTGGTTAAGGAGGTCCGACGGCTAGAAACCCAGGTGTTGTGA